AGttcaaaaatactaaattcgTTATCTCGCGAGATGACTGGAgctcgattatatatatatatatatatatatatatatatatatattattttaatagtaaaattacatatatatatatatccttaatattttattatttattaaaaaattattattttatttattttttaaaaataaaataattattttttatttttttaagtttgAGCTCGAGCTTGACATTTTGATCTCGTCaagctcgaattcgagttcaAGTTTCGTAAAATTATACTGAGATTTGGTTCGATTAGATTGAAACTCGATTTGGTTCGGTTCGTTTGCATCCCTACCCAAGAACCCAGCTCACTCGGCAAATATGCTACCAAGGCGACACTGAAATTCTTGACTCTTTTCCTACTTCCCTTCACTTAAGGattaaaacccaaaaaaaaaaaaaaaaaaagcttctaACAAAATAGTCTTTTTTAGCTATAAAACAAAACTAAACATAAGGATCAAGAATGCATTTTTTGCCACTTTAGTCCCAGGATTAACATCAATTTGACGGTCGTCTGTTGATATGGTTAAGatttttgtttcccttaaattaGCAATTAGTATTCGAAAGTACCTATGGGATAGGGATCCAaattttgttcccaaaaaagAAAGTCCAAGAAAATGGTGAGAAAACTCATGGTCTTTCTCACATGGTtggaaaaaagggagaaaaaaatgaaaaaaaaagatcaatTAACGTGTAATAAAATTCACAAACATTGTACATTACCAACAAAACACGATATGTGAAAATTAGCAATCAAGAAATTTCCTCCAAATATCTTCAAATATCCACGGTGTGCATATAGGTGATATTCAGCCATAATAGTATCAACTCCATCAATTGGTGTACATGATTTGGTGAGGGAGCAACTCAAGCAAGAACAAGGTCTTGAATTTACTAAAGCTTGACagatgagttttttttttaatttaattctcaaacagatttttttttgttggaaacTGAGATTTAGATTTTagaattaatcttctatacactgACAACCAGTGTATATACACTTTCATCGTTAGATGCATAACACACaatctaaatttgaatttgaaactcaaattttgcatatgtgtaATGCATTCAacagtgatagtgtatacactgtcagtctCTATAAGATTAACTCtgaattttaacaaaaaaaaaagaaagaaaagaaaaatgaaagagacATCAACTACAGAAGTTCAGAAATTGTGATTGtaaatataaatacataaatacGTCTAAGTATTTTTAGTAAGGTAACACAGAAATTATTTGCAAAGTATAAAGTTCATTTAGTGTCACACGTGATGAAGATTAATAACAGGTCATATAAGCCCTCTGTAGAGACTATACTCGAATTCTTTAACCATAGGTTTCTAAGTTTTGTGATTAATTTCCTCGATTTTTGAGTTCTACGAAGATATTTGACTCAATAAATTAATTAAAGGATCCAATTAGATTAAACATGAGTTTACAGTCACAGCAACCCGCTGTCCGCATAAGTTGGAGCAAAAGCGTCATGCTTAACGCTCAAGGAAAAGCGTCCCCAACTATTGCTCGTGGATCCCAAGTGAGTTAGAAACGTAAAGATAGGAAAGAGTCAAGCTACGAGTTCACATTTAGCACATGATGGAAAATTATATGTTGGTAAATTTAGTCATTCTTTTCTTCCTCGGAAACTGTTTCTTGCGCTTAAAAATTAATTGCCAGTGATCCGTAGTCTACACTAAGTCTATAGGAAATtggtttttcttaaaaacaaaaaagggatCTAAATGGACATTAATTCATATAATACTACTAGTCAAGTCAAGTTAATTTTCCTGACCTTCTCCAAGAAGACTAAGGTTGCCATTGTTGGCTGAGGTAAATTAAAcctcaaaaaagaaagaaaagttaattTGGTAGATTTTACTAATTAACACAATCTCCATTTCTTTAGCTTTTGATGCATGAGGAGGTGAGGGAGATAGATTAATCGACCCCAGAATAAAAACATAAGGTCTGTTTAATGGGTGTCCATCGGACACTTGTTAAGATGAATTTCAAGtgtttatattttaaaaaataatattaaccAGAAAAAAGGCATATAAATGCAAGatagaataataattattagtatgtgAATTCGTATAATAAGTTAGGTGTGATCTAGTATACTAACGAGTACCCATTAGACATCCATTAGAAAAGCCCGATAAACATATATGCTTAAACATGATAAGGGTAGCTCAACGCTTACCATAATTCTCATGCATTTCCTTTCCTCTCATGACATGAATGATCCAAAAGAATTATAAGCAATGCGCTATCATTCATGACATGACATGACATGGATGATTTTCTATCTTACATGTCCAAATAAATCCAACACAATGCAAAAAAGATGCGAAAAAAATTCGTAATAAGAAAGTGTCAATCTTAACCTCTTAAGTTAAGATTAATACAatcattcatttattttcttttgacgTATTAAGGTGCATATATACGCTTGTTGGATGTAAGTATCTAATGCTTAGTGTATATATAATCGTTGGTGATACAAAAATCGTGGGAGAGACACATGAAGAGCTAAATTTGAACAATTAAATCCAAGtaatctaaaatgaaaaatagaaagaaTGAAAACATCCCATTTCCATGTCCAAATTTTTCCATCTATttcaccaaaaagaaaaaaaaatgagagagaaCCAACCATATATTCATTCATAAACTCCTAAGCACCATATTTTTGACTTCCCATTTCAGGCCGATAGTTGGCGGTTTCTTGTGAATGAAAATAATGCCATGCACGATTGCACGCAGCACACACAGTCACACACTTCCCTGGCTCCCTTATAAGCATTGACAATTCAAAGGCAGCATCAGGTTGGGTCGCTTATCTCTCTCATTCACTTCCttgattttctctctttctctttctttcctctctgcTGTTTCTCCTCATTTGACACCCAAGAAAACCAGGAGGGAAAAACAAAGGAGGACATAATCAGATCTGAATACATAATTCATCTGATcaattgaaagagaaaaagagagatttggatattgttaaaaaaaagatGGCGGTGGTTTCACCTCTAGCAAAGTATAAATTGGTGTTTTTAGGGGATCAATCCGTTGGAAAAACCAGCATCATCACGCGTTTCATGTATGATAAATTTGATACGACTTATCAGGTTCAGCCTAAATTCCATCATCCCACTTCATATTTTTTGCCCCTTTTTGCTATAACGTTTGctactttctttgtttttctgtATGATCATGGTTTTGATGTATTTCTTGGTCAGGAAATATGTGTTTTTAATGGacttgctgttttttttttgggtatttgtGTTTATTTATGGCTAAGCAATCTTTGAAGAATGTAAGTCGTTTAGGAGTCTTCCATGATCAATAAGAaatctggttttttttttattggatatGTTTGATCAGTTGGAATTTAAAAGCATTACTGAATGCAATATGAAGACATATTTATCATCTTTCAATTTGTAAATTTGCATGACGTAAAATGGAAATTCTGATCACTTTTCAGATTGCCCTTTAGGATTAATCATTGTTGACATAGATCTAAATCTTTAATATGTAATTTGATGAATTCTTACTTTCTTTACATAATTTTTTTGCCATCAATAAAAGGCTTCAATTTGATCAGAGAATAGCTGGCTCTACTAGGGAGGGAAAACGTGGgtaagaattaaaaaaaaaaaaaaaaaaattcccctcCTCCAGggctggaagaaaggaaaaatacgTAGAAGAAAACTGTTGAAAATTAGAGATGTATAATTACATTCATACTCTGGTTGCTCAAGGGGGATGGTGTCTAGTGCAACCACTTTAGCAAAATCAACAAACTTGTGATTCGGAATTGTTATTACTTTCTACATCTTTGAATTGGGTGAAGAAGGCATTTAGACATTTAAGACAGATATTTTCAAGAATCACCTGATATTGGCATAGACAACATTGGACAATTTTCTTTGGGAATCATAGATTGATAGCATCATTCAAGAAGATCATTCATATCACCGCTTGATGACTAATTCTGAGGGTTTCTTAAGCTCGTAACTACTATGCAATAGTTGTGGACAATGCCATAGAGAGCAATAAGCAGACCTTATACTCTGAGCTctatctgttttttttttttgcctctgCTTTTAGTCTGTGGcaaatttaattgcttttcTTGTTGTGAAGTAGTTATGTTGTGGTTCTTTTGTCTGGTGTGACCACTTGAAGGAATTTTTCAGGAGGACTCTTTGATCAACTTTATACTTTTAACTTAGTTTTACAGTTGTAATTGCAGGCCACCATCGGGATTGATTTTCTATCAAAAACAATGTACCTTGAAGATAGAACGGTTCGCTTGCAGCTCTGGTATATGATGCTTCTTTCATTTTCGAATTAGTTTGGATCAAACCAGTGTGAATTGAGCTCTCTGTGGAAGAACATTAGAGAAGTTGATGTTACAAAATAAGTCTTATGTACTTGCTCTGAATCATTTTTTAAAGATCTTGGTCATGGACTACTACTTTTTCTGTCATTTCATACTAGATGAAGCGAAAATCAGACCATAATACTGCTATATTTGCTTCTTGATGGTTTATTTTCCAATGTTGCAGGGATACAGCTGGTCAAGAGAGATTTAGAAGCCTTATTCCAAGCTACATTAGAGATTCTTCCGTAGCTGTGGTTGTCTATGATGTTGCCAGTAAGCATCGTTAAGATAGGGTTCTCTAAGACAACTTGATAATGATACTATTCTCCATGGTGGTTGCTTTTATTATCATTGTGATTTTCCTCATATTCTGAAACTTTATGCATTTGGAAAAGCATGCAGCATCATTTGACTTGCTTATTTATCACCTTCTTAGATCGACAGTCATTTTTGAATACATCAAAGTGGATTGAGGAAGTTCGCACCGAACGAGGAACTGATGTGATTATTGTTCTTGTTGGGAACAAAACTGATCTTGTTGATAAAAGGTGGGTGTTGTAACATTCACCAATTTTGATGTTAATGCCATTTCATCTTATTGCGTGCTTTCTGATTTCATGCGCCTTATTGAATCAGCCGTATTTGGGTTCTGCTATTAATTGTTTGGTCCAATAGCAAGTGCAGTCACCACCActagaaacaaggaaaaaaagataaaagtcaAGAAAAAGTCCTCACAACTTCATCTTTACCGTTTAGAGGTTTTCATATGCTTTCTTCTACTGGTTCAGAATTGTACTAAATGTGTTCTTTTCGTGGTTAAACTAGGCAAGTTTCTATAGAAGAAGGAGATGGGAAGGCCCGTGAGTTCGGGGTGATGTTCATAGAGACCAGTGCTAAAGCAGGTTTCAATATTAAGGTAATACTATTCAAGACGGCTTAGATCATTATGAAATGAAAACTCCATTGATGATCTGTCCTTAGATGCAACGTAATTGGAGAATGAGTTTTTGGGATGTCTATATACAAATTTTCATGAAAGCATAATGGTTTCAAACTAGGATCACATTCTCTGGAGAAGATGAAAGATAGTTTGTTCTATGTTGGTATTATCTTGCACCTCTTATCAAATATAAGGAATGATAAAGTGGTGTTCCCCCCACCCCCACAAACAATATACATCATTTACACTTCAGATTTTTGGTTGAGTGTTGCTCTGACCCCTACACGAAATCCATAGAAAAGTATGAACTGATTTTAACGCGAAAACTTTATCTGCAGCCTCTGTTTCGAAAGATTGCTGCTGCATTGCCTGGTATGGAGACACTTTCGTCCACAAAACAGGAAGACATGGTTGATGTGAATTTGAAGCCTACTGCAAACTCATCGCAAACAGAACAGCAAGGGGGAGGTTGTGCATGCTAGATGTTTTTACTCTCTAGAAGTAGCAGCAGGAAGAAGATGGAAAACCTTAGTAGTTGCATGAACCTAGATGTGGTTTTGGAAACTAATTAATTCCCTTTATGTGGAAATTGGAGCAATTTTGGAGTTCTTCGCCCAGCACATTACCTTGTTTTGTCAAGTTAAGAGACGGAGGAAGATGACCACGATCTTTCCTAGAATACTTAGGTTTACTCAGGATGCTAGCTTATGCTGTTACAGCTCTACTCTCTTGTCTAATTCCATTATATTCCCCTTGTGTTGATCTTGATTTGATTTAGAAAAGGCATATGATTCTTGTGTCTCCTCGTTTGCATTTACTCTTGGAGAAAATTTTAAAGAATGGCGTGGCACAATTTTGCAGCATGACTGCAGTCCTGTTCGATCCAAACACAAAACAATCCTACCAATCTGTAGGTACTCAGTTATCATCAGCACCATATGATCAGCAGAGAGAGGTAGAACCACGACTCGTTTTGCTTCCACGCTCTTGTAGATCTGGGACTAGTAGTGAATGATGCATCAAACAGGTTAACCTCTGAGTAATTTAAAAACCTAACAAAACATTGATGGTTCCAGTATGAAGGCTACAGTTTGAAAGTAGCTGGGAACTGCTAAAGCTTTTGCTATAATAAGTTGATTGAACTGAAGCTGATATGGAATCTAGTCTGTTTGTCGCTTCTTAAGTAACTGCAAAGCAATGCCTATTTAAACAGCTAAGGCAACAAGTATAAAGTTGTTGAATCATTTGTTAATCCTGTTGTTTACCTGGGCCTGAAACTCCTTAGTGAGAAACagcaaaatttcaaaatcaagGTGGAGAAACATAGAAATTCTAATGCTCATTTGAACTGAATGTTTGTATTCTGAAAAACACCATTCATAAGTCATTACATGTAACCCGAATTTTCATCTTATGTACAATGAAATAGGAGCCTCCTCGAGTGAGCATTCAAAACCAAACAAGAGAAggaccaaaaataaaaaatcagaaaaatgcATTTCTCATGCTAACTTTTCACAGTGGCCAGGCCACAGGATGGCAGGAACTTAGTGCAGAATCATATATTAGCAGAAGCATCCCCAATCTGTCTCACTCTCAGTGTCAGATATATAAGGATAATTGTTCCAACACTTGACCTGGacccccaaaacaaaaaaaaaaaacagttaaACAACTTGAAGGGACACGACGAACCCAACTCAGTGCTCTGGTAACAATCATTCAACTTGCCAAATAGAAATAATCTCAACAAATTGACTACATCTTATCAGgccaaaaagaacaaaaaaatggCATGAAATTAATGACGCATATGGTGACTATTGGAAAGTTACATGCAGACTACAGCTTGAAAATTTTCACCAGAAATTTCCTTTTAACCATGAAATCACCCACTTGA
This sequence is a window from Coffea eugenioides isolate CCC68of chromosome 7, Ceug_1.0, whole genome shotgun sequence. Protein-coding genes within it:
- the LOC113778522 gene encoding ras-related protein RABH1e, whose protein sequence is MAVVSPLAKYKLVFLGDQSVGKTSIITRFMYDKFDTTYQATIGIDFLSKTMYLEDRTVRLQLWDTAGQERFRSLIPSYIRDSSVAVVVYDVANRQSFLNTSKWIEEVRTERGTDVIIVLVGNKTDLVDKRQVSIEEGDGKAREFGVMFIETSAKAGFNIKPLFRKIAAALPGMETLSSTKQEDMVDVNLKPTANSSQTEQQGGGCAC